One Etheostoma spectabile isolate EspeVRDwgs_2016 chromosome 12, UIUC_Espe_1.0, whole genome shotgun sequence genomic window carries:
- the LOC116699050 gene encoding leucine-rich repeat and immunoglobulin-like domain-containing nogo receptor-interacting protein 3 isoform X1 — translation MIGSPGSAGCALVPWPRMWQWVLAASLVAVITLTLPGRGQACPPRCECSAQLRSVSCQRRRLINIPEGIPTETQLLDLSKNRLRWVQAGDLAPYPRLEEVDLSENLIATLEPNAFATLQSLKVLKLRGNQLKLVPMGAFAKLGNLTSLDLSENKMVILLDYTFQDLRSLKHLEVGDNDLVYISHKAFSGLLGLEDLTIERCNLTSISGQTLSYLRSLVTLRLRHLSIIALEDQNFRKLSNLRGLDIDHWPYLEYISPVSFQGLDLHWLSITNTNITSVPSASFKNLVHLTHLNLSYNPISTLEPWAFKDLLRLKELIMVSTGLMTVELHAFGGLRQIRVLNFSSNDLQTLEEGSFHSVNSLETLRVDGNPLMCDCRLLWILQRRKTLNFDGRVPVCAGPVEVQGVSLSAFTDSALFDHFTCQKPKIRNRKMQQVIAREGQPVSFLCRAEGEPAPAIVWISPQRRRITAKSSGRITVLPSGTLEIRYAQLTDSGTYICIASNAGGNDTYFATLTVRGQPLDAASAFFLNRSLYSGEFFNDTNLNSTRVYLKFTLDLTTILVSTAMGCITFLGVVLFCFLLLFVWSRGRGQRKNNFTVEYSFRKSEPVTGSSSGGTRKFNMKMI, via the exons ATGATTGGCTCTCCTGGCTCTGCTGGGTGTGCCTTAGTGCCATGGCCGAGGATGTGGCAATGGGTCCTGGCTGCTTCTCTGGTTGCCGTGATAACCTTGACGCTGCCAGGAAGAGGCCAGGCCTGTCCACCACGGTGCGAGTGCTCGGCTCAGCTGAGGTCGGTGTCGTGCCAGCGGCGGCGCCTCATCAACATCCCGGAGGGCATCCCCACGGAGACACAACTCCTGGACCTCAGCAAGAACCGGCTCCGCTGGGTGCAAGCAGGGGACCTGGCACCGTACCCGCGGCTGGAGGAGGTGGACCTCAGTGAGAACCTTATCGCCACATTAGAGCCCAATGCCTTCGCCACCCTCCAGAGTCTTAAAGTGTTGAAGTTGAGGGGAAACCAGCTGAAGTTAGTGCCCATGGGGGCTTTCGCCAAGCTGGGCAATCTGACCAGCCTGGACCTGAGCGAGAACAAGATGGTGATTTTATTGGACTACACCTTCCAGGATCTGAGGAGTCTGAAACATCTGGAGGTGGGAGACAACGACCTGGTTTATATCTCCCACAAG GCGTTCTCAGGGCTGCTGGGGCTGGAGGATCTCACAATAGAGCGCTGCAACCTGACATCCATCTCTGGCCAGACGCTGTCCTACCTGCGCAGCCTGGTCACCCTTCGCCTCCGTCATCTCAGCATTATTGCCCTGGAGGACCAGAACTTCCGAAAGCTCTCCAACCTGCGGGGTCTGGACATTGATCACTGGCCGTACCTGGAGTACATCTCACCTGTTAGTTTCCAGGGCCTGGACCTCCACTGGCTCTCCATCACCAACACCAACATCACCTCTGTCCCCTCTGCTTCCTTCAAGAACCTGGTGCACCTCACACACCTCAACTTGTCCTACAATCCCATCAGCACACTAGAGCCCTGGGCCTTCAAGGACCTGCTGAGGCTGAAGGAGCTCATCATGGTAAGCACAGGGTTGATGACAGTGGAGCTCCATGCCTTTGGAGGCCTTCGACAGATCCGAGTTCTCAACTTCTCCTCCAACGACCTGCAAACTCTGGAAGAGGGCTCCTTCCACTCTGTCAACAGTCTGGAGACCCTCAGAGTGGATGGGAACCCCCTGATGTGTGACTGCCGTCTGTTGTGGATCCTGCAAAGACGCAAGACCCTCAACTTTGACGGCAGAGTGCCGGTGTGTGCGGGGCCGGTGGAGGTGCAAGGGGTCAGCCTCAGCGCCTTCACCGATTCTGCACTCTTCGATCACTTTACATGCCAGAAACCTAAGATACGCAACCGTAAGATGCAGCAG GTGATCGCTCGTGAGGGCCAACCTGTGAGTTTTCTGTGTCGAGCTGAAGGAGAACCTGCACCCGCTATTGTCTGGATTTCACCACAGCGCAGACGGATCACAGCCAAGAGTTCAGGGCGCATTACCGTTCTCCCTAGCGGCACCCTGGAGATCCGCTACGCCCAGCTTACCGACAGCGGAACATACATCTGCATCGCCAGTAACGCCGGAGGCAATGACACCTACTTTGCCACACTCACGGTGCGTGGCCAGCCGCTGGATGCCGCCTCAGCCTTCTTTCTCAACCGCTCGCTGTACAGCGGCGAGTTCTTCAACGACACAAATCTGAACAGCACGCGCGTTTATCTTAAGTTCACCTTGGACCTGACCACCATCTTGGTCTCCACAGCAATGGGTTGCATCACGTTCCTGGGCGTGGTTCTCTTCTGTTTCCTGCTGTTGTTCGTGTGGAGCCGTGGACGTGGGCAACGCAAGAACAACTTCACAGTGGAGTACTCCTTCCGGAAATCTGAACCCGTCACCGGCAGCTCCTCGGGAGGGACCAGGAAGTTCAACATGAAAATGATATGA
- the LOC116699050 gene encoding leucine-rich repeat and immunoglobulin-like domain-containing nogo receptor-interacting protein 3 isoform X2 gives MIGSPGSAGCALVPWPRMWQWVLAASLVAVITLTLPGRGQACPPRCECSAQLRSVSCQRRRLINIPEGIPTETQLLDLSKNRLRWVQAGDLAPYPRLEEVDLSENLIATLEPNAFATLQSLKVLKLRGNQLKLVPMGAFAKLGNLTSLDLSENKMVILLDYTFQDLRSLKHLEVGDNDLVYISHKAFSGLLGLEDLTIERCNLTSISGQTLSYLRSLVTLRLRHLSIIALEDQNFRKLSNLRGLDIDHWPYLEYISPVSFQGLDLHWLSITNTNITSVPSASFKNLVHLTHLNLSYNPISTLEPWAFKDLLRLKELIMVIAREGQPVSFLCRAEGEPAPAIVWISPQRRRITAKSSGRITVLPSGTLEIRYAQLTDSGTYICIASNAGGNDTYFATLTVRGQPLDAASAFFLNRSLYSGEFFNDTNLNSTRVYLKFTLDLTTILVSTAMGCITFLGVVLFCFLLLFVWSRGRGQRKNNFTVEYSFRKSEPVTGSSSGGTRKFNMKMI, from the exons ATGATTGGCTCTCCTGGCTCTGCTGGGTGTGCCTTAGTGCCATGGCCGAGGATGTGGCAATGGGTCCTGGCTGCTTCTCTGGTTGCCGTGATAACCTTGACGCTGCCAGGAAGAGGCCAGGCCTGTCCACCACGGTGCGAGTGCTCGGCTCAGCTGAGGTCGGTGTCGTGCCAGCGGCGGCGCCTCATCAACATCCCGGAGGGCATCCCCACGGAGACACAACTCCTGGACCTCAGCAAGAACCGGCTCCGCTGGGTGCAAGCAGGGGACCTGGCACCGTACCCGCGGCTGGAGGAGGTGGACCTCAGTGAGAACCTTATCGCCACATTAGAGCCCAATGCCTTCGCCACCCTCCAGAGTCTTAAAGTGTTGAAGTTGAGGGGAAACCAGCTGAAGTTAGTGCCCATGGGGGCTTTCGCCAAGCTGGGCAATCTGACCAGCCTGGACCTGAGCGAGAACAAGATGGTGATTTTATTGGACTACACCTTCCAGGATCTGAGGAGTCTGAAACATCTGGAGGTGGGAGACAACGACCTGGTTTATATCTCCCACAAG GCGTTCTCAGGGCTGCTGGGGCTGGAGGATCTCACAATAGAGCGCTGCAACCTGACATCCATCTCTGGCCAGACGCTGTCCTACCTGCGCAGCCTGGTCACCCTTCGCCTCCGTCATCTCAGCATTATTGCCCTGGAGGACCAGAACTTCCGAAAGCTCTCCAACCTGCGGGGTCTGGACATTGATCACTGGCCGTACCTGGAGTACATCTCACCTGTTAGTTTCCAGGGCCTGGACCTCCACTGGCTCTCCATCACCAACACCAACATCACCTCTGTCCCCTCTGCTTCCTTCAAGAACCTGGTGCACCTCACACACCTCAACTTGTCCTACAATCCCATCAGCACACTAGAGCCCTGGGCCTTCAAGGACCTGCTGAGGCTGAAGGAGCTCATCATG GTGATCGCTCGTGAGGGCCAACCTGTGAGTTTTCTGTGTCGAGCTGAAGGAGAACCTGCACCCGCTATTGTCTGGATTTCACCACAGCGCAGACGGATCACAGCCAAGAGTTCAGGGCGCATTACCGTTCTCCCTAGCGGCACCCTGGAGATCCGCTACGCCCAGCTTACCGACAGCGGAACATACATCTGCATCGCCAGTAACGCCGGAGGCAATGACACCTACTTTGCCACACTCACGGTGCGTGGCCAGCCGCTGGATGCCGCCTCAGCCTTCTTTCTCAACCGCTCGCTGTACAGCGGCGAGTTCTTCAACGACACAAATCTGAACAGCACGCGCGTTTATCTTAAGTTCACCTTGGACCTGACCACCATCTTGGTCTCCACAGCAATGGGTTGCATCACGTTCCTGGGCGTGGTTCTCTTCTGTTTCCTGCTGTTGTTCGTGTGGAGCCGTGGACGTGGGCAACGCAAGAACAACTTCACAGTGGAGTACTCCTTCCGGAAATCTGAACCCGTCACCGGCAGCTCCTCGGGAGGGACCAGGAAGTTCAACATGAAAATGATATGA